A window of the Brassica napus cultivar Da-Ae chromosome C5, Da-Ae, whole genome shotgun sequence genome harbors these coding sequences:
- the LOC106362507 gene encoding uncharacterized protein LOC106362507 — protein MANNQASVLVNKVKPHKDSWKVHVKVSASGGKYRPTPLSYKITFTSDTLIGRSVFEDDDPYLNFVSYEDIGGQGSDANVLIDIIGEVFNLDGIQIVQVHGKDRKRVHFRLRDTNGHDVRCCLWGKYAEQFEPFIEDNNVETLLCLIRFAKISFYQGDIQITNAFDASLVILNPTMKEAIEFREKLLQVNRPLAIMGTKSDNQVQSCKIICSIESVDTDWGWFYFGCCGCNKRVSRIRRNELAQNEKPLWYCEKCHSNVTKVEPKYKLHLNVKDDSGSCKLMMLDTITSAIVGCEAVQIWDGSYDEIEDPEVIPMPLESLVGKSFSFGISITSGNLDNGSNTFYVSEVSTGNDLPKLETQSEPVSALDTNSSTLPSGEVLMLKPNSASSSEGFTTPTVKRKEEDAELKDITSTSKKLCTKPVKLEKTKDDTK, from the exons atgGCTAACAATCAAGCTTCTGTGTTGGTTAACAAAGTGAAGCCGCACAAGGATTCTTGGAAAGTGCACGTCAAG GTTTCAGCTTCTGGTGGTAAATATCGCCCGACTCCGCTATCTTACAAAATAACTTTCACGAGTGACACACTCATAGGGAGGTCAGTGTTTGAGGATGATGATCCTTATCTTAATTTTGTGAGTTATGAAGATATTGGTGGACAAGGTTCAGATGCAAATGTCCTCATCG ATATCATTGGTGAAGTTTTCAATCTTGACGGAATACAAATCGTGCAAGTTCATGGGAAAGACCGAAAGAGAGTTCACTTTCGTTTACGTGACACCAA TGGTCATGATGTGAGGTGTTGCTTGTGGGGGAAATATGCAGAACAATTTGAACCCTTTATTGAAGATAACAATGTTGAAACCCTACTCTGCTTGATTAGGTTTGCTAAAATCAGCTTCTACCAAG GTGATATACAAATCACAAATGCATTTGATGCTTCACTTGTAATCCTCAACCCAACCATGAAAGAAGCCATCGAGTTTAGAGAAAA ACTGTTGCAAGTGAATCGTCCTCTTGCTATTATGGGTACAAAGAGTGACAATCAA GTTCAGAGTTGCAAAATAATATGTTCAATTGAATCTGTCGATACAGATTGGGGTTGGTTCTACTTTGGATGTTGTGGCTGCAATAAACGTGTCTCTAGGATTCGTAGGAATGAGTTGGCTCAAAACGAGAAACCATTATGGTATTGCGAGAAATGTCACTCAAATGTCACAAAGGTTGAACCGAA GTACAAGCTGCATTTGAATGTGAAAGATGACAGTGGTTCATGCAAATTGATGATGCTTGACACTATAACCAGTGCCATTGTTGGTTGTGAGGCTGTTCAAATTTGGGATGGTTCATATGATGAG ATTGAAGATCCTGAAGTAATCCCCATGCCCCTCGAGAGTTTAGTTGGaaagtctttttcttttggtatTTCAATAACCTCTGGAAATCTAGATAATGGATCCAACACTTTCTATGTTTCTGAAGTATCGACTGGTAATGATCTTCCTAAACTCGAGACTCAATCTGAACCTGTTTCGGCTTTAGACACTAATTCAAGCACTCTGCCCAGTGGAGAG GTTCTGATGCTCAAGCCAAATTCTGCGAGTTCATCTGAAGGATTTACAACACCAACTGTCAAGCGCAAGGAAGAAGATGCTGAGCTGAAAGACATTACCTCTACCTCTAAGAAGTTGTGCACGAAGCCAGTGAAGTTGGAGAAGACTAAGGATGACACTAAGTGA
- the LOC106363915 gene encoding protein BREVIS RADIX, producing the protein MFSCIACTKADGGEEVGNGARGGTTPNTKEAVKSLTTQIKDMAIKFSGAYKQCKPCTGSTTSPMKKGHRPFPDYDNASDGVPYPYMGGSAGSTPAWDFTNSSHHPARRSEAKFTSVYGNDRESISAQSCDVVLDEEGPKEWMAQVEPGVHITFASLPTGGNDLKRIRFSREIFDKWQAQRWWGENYEKVVELYNVQRFNRQALQTPARSEDQSQRDSTYSKMESARESKDWTPRHNFRPPGVNVPHHFYGGSSNYGHNGGPLMDASRTTTSSRDEAPSMSNASEMQAEWIEEDEPGVYITIRQLADGTRELRRVRFSRERFGEVHAKTWWEQNRERIQTQYL; encoded by the exons ATGTTTAGTTGCATAGCTTGTACGAAAGCAGACGGAGGTGAGGAAGTCGGTAATGGAGCACGTGGAGGCACCACTCCCAATACTAAAGAAGCCGTCAAAAGCCTAACCACACAG ATTAAAGATATGGCTATAAAATTCTCTGGTGCCTATAAACAATGCAAGCCATGCACTGGTTCCACTACGAGCCCCATGAAGAAAGGACACCGACCGTTCCCAGATTATGACAACGCTTCTGATGGTGTTCCGTACCCTTACATGGGTGGAAGTGCCGGCTCAACTCCTGCTTGGGACTTCACAAACTCCTCTCACCATCCAGCCAGACGATCAGAAGCAAAGTTCACTTCAGTCTATGGAAACGATCGGGAATCTATATCTGCTCAGTCTTGTGATGTGGTACTAGATGAGGAAGGGCCTAAAGAATGGATGGCTCAAGTAGAACCAGGTGTCCATATCACATTCGCATCGCTTCCCACCGGAGGAAATGATCTTAAGCGGATCCGCTTTAG CCGAGAGATTTTCGACAAGTGGCAAGCTCAACGGTGGTGGGGTGAGAACTATGAAAAAGTCGTTGAGCTTTACAATGTACAGAGATTTAACCGCCAAGCTCTTCAAACTCCTGCAAGATCCGAGGACCAG tcaCAGAGAGATTCAACTTACTCAAAGATGGAATCAGCGAGAGAGAGCAAAGACTGGACACCAAGACACAACTTCAGACCTCCAGGAGTTAATGTGCCGCATCATTTCTATGGTGGCTCTAGCAACTATGGTCACAATGGAGGACCTCTGATGGATGCATCACGAACCACCACTTCCTCGAGAGATGAGGCACCGTCCATGAGCAATGCTAGTGAAATGCAGGCTGAGTGGATTGAAGAGGATGAGCCAGGCGTTTACATTACTATCAGACAGTTAGCAGATGGGACTAGAGAGTTACGTCGTGTCAGATTCAG CCGGGAACGATTTGGGGAAGTGCATGCAAAGACGTGGTGGGAGcagaacagagagagaataCAAACCCAATACCTCTAG
- the LOC106359152 gene encoding uncharacterized protein LOC106359152 translates to MKILDEVNPYVKNFRSAGERFNTNPQEAFHMRIISDRLKDGRTYNTPTTSEVAALIPRDFNLDMDKRDIVLQKHSGKLMRINEIHPSYLALQYPLLFTYGEDGFRLGIQKGVTEATKKLKKQTISMRQYYAFRLHERRNESHTLLYARRLFQQFVVDAFTTIESNRLRYLNFNQSTLRSDSYDSIKQSETAGKIDMHDQGTEFVLPASFTGGPRYMKNNYLDAMTICKHFGFPNLFITYTCNPKWPEITRFLGKRKLKAEDRSEIFSRIFKMKLQSLTDDLTKKHILGKTVSCK, encoded by the coding sequence ATGAAAATCTTAGATGAAGTGAATCCATATGTTAAGAACTTCAGATCAGCAGGAGAACGATTTAATACTAATCCTCAAGAAGCTTTTCATATGAGGATCATAAGTGATCGTCTAAAGGATGGCCGAACATACAACACACCAACAACATCAGAAGTTGCAGCTTTGATTCCTAGAGATTTTAATCTTgatatggataaaagggatATAGTGCTTCAGAAACATTCTGGAAAATTAATGAGGATTAATGAGATACATCCCTCATATCTAGCACTGCAGTATCCTCTATTATTTACATATGGAGAAGATGGATTTAGGCTTGGTATTCAGAAAGGAGTAACAGAAGCTACtaagaagctgaagaagcagACAATTAGTATGAGGCAATATTATGCTTTTCGTCTTCATGAGCGTAGGAATGAGTCGCACACTCTTTTATATGCTAGGCGTCTGTTTCAGCAATTTGTTGTGGATGCCTTCACAACTATTGAGTCTAACCGTCTACGATATCTCAACTTTAATCAGTCAACTTTGCGATCTGATAGTTATGACTCTATCAAACAGTCAGAGACTGCAGGAAAAATCGATATGCATGACCAAGGAACTGAATTTGTGTTGCCAGCTTCTTTCACTGGTGGTCCAAGATATATGAAGAACAATTATTTGGATGCTATGACCATTTGTAAGCATTTTGGATTTCCGAATCTGTTCATCACTTACACATGCAATCCTAAATGGCCAGAGATCACCAGATTTCTAGGGAAAAGAAAATTGAAGGCAGAGGATAGATCAGAAATTTTTTCTAGGATCTTCAAAATGAAACTTCAATCACTCACGGATGATTTAACAAAGAAGCACATTCTTGGGAAGACTGTTTCATGTAagtag